A genomic segment from Pseudomonas sessilinigenes encodes:
- a CDS encoding YchJ family protein has translation MSASICPCGSGNLLDACCGHYHAGHPAPCAEALMRSRYSAYVLGQVDYLLATTLPVQQPGLDRQSISDWSAQSTWLGLHVESSEVFGGQPEHAFVTFTARWHDSQGEHSHRERSSFVQNQGRWYFIDPTVPLKAGRNDACPCGSGQKYKKCCASYFIR, from the coding sequence ATGAGTGCCTCGATTTGTCCCTGCGGCAGCGGCAACCTGCTGGATGCCTGCTGCGGCCACTACCACGCGGGCCATCCGGCGCCCTGCGCCGAAGCCCTGATGCGCTCGCGCTACAGCGCCTATGTATTGGGGCAGGTGGATTACCTGCTGGCCACGACCCTGCCGGTGCAGCAGCCGGGTCTGGATCGCCAGTCCATCAGCGACTGGAGCGCGCAAAGCACCTGGCTGGGGCTGCACGTGGAAAGTTCGGAGGTCTTCGGCGGCCAGCCCGAACACGCCTTCGTGACCTTCACCGCCCGCTGGCACGATAGTCAGGGCGAGCACAGCCATCGCGAACGCTCGTCCTTCGTCCAGAACCAGGGACGCTGGTATTTCATCGACCCCACGGTGCCCCTCAAGGCTGGGCGCAACGACGCGTGCCCCTGTGGCAGTGGACAGAAATACAAGAAGTGCTGCGCCAGCTACTTCATCCGCTGA
- a CDS encoding DUF6231 family protein: MSASISSRTPQQALAALLERYAPKQLLLIGASDFPALAAFKQAHPACDVFQAAPGPLPADLAARRFDLALAVDCLEHLPKRDGLNLLGGIRNLNASRIAVLADLAACNWQETDFFSLALQASERFQREQQVLTLFTYDLLEYKQVPDWLNSRFWANPENFGKYWW; this comes from the coding sequence ATGAGTGCCAGCATTTCTTCCCGAACACCACAACAGGCACTGGCCGCCCTGCTGGAGCGCTATGCACCCAAACAGCTGCTGCTGATCGGGGCCAGCGACTTCCCGGCCCTGGCTGCCTTCAAGCAAGCCCACCCTGCATGCGACGTCTTCCAGGCCGCCCCCGGCCCCTTGCCGGCAGACCTGGCGGCACGACGCTTCGACCTCGCCCTGGCGGTGGATTGCCTGGAGCACCTGCCCAAGCGCGACGGCTTGAACCTGTTGGGCGGCATTCGCAATCTCAATGCCAGCCGTATCGCCGTGCTGGCCGACCTGGCCGCCTGCAACTGGCAGGAAACCGATTTTTTCTCCCTGGCCCTGCAAGCCAGCGAACGCTTCCAGCGGGAACAGCAGGTGCTGACCCTGTTTACCTACGATCTGCTTGAATACAAGCAAGTGCCCGACTGGCTCAACTCACGCTTCTGGGCAAACCCGGAAAATTTTGGAAAGTACTGGTGGTAA
- a CDS encoding OmpA family protein, with protein MSIIRTAVPLVLLTGVLTGCAGLQKTDWPICAAVGGVTGAALGATESSAWAGGGALFVGGLAGAYCWVHGDGDEDGDGVPDSRDKCPHTPKGVQVDANGCPLPPPVVEEVVVVKEETIVIRDVHFHFDSAKLTDADKAKLNTIVTRLKQESASAQLRVTGHTDSVGKAAYNQKLSDKRAHSVVEYLIENGVSRSSFVSVTGAGASKPVADNKTAEGRAMNRRTEIQINR; from the coding sequence ATGAGCATCATTCGTACGGCAGTACCCCTGGTTCTGTTGACCGGTGTGTTGACTGGTTGTGCAGGCCTGCAGAAAACCGACTGGCCGATCTGTGCCGCGGTGGGTGGCGTCACGGGCGCGGCGCTGGGCGCCACCGAAAGCTCGGCATGGGCGGGCGGTGGCGCACTGTTTGTCGGCGGCCTGGCAGGCGCCTACTGCTGGGTGCATGGCGATGGCGACGAGGACGGCGATGGCGTGCCGGACAGTCGCGACAAGTGCCCGCATACGCCCAAAGGCGTGCAGGTCGATGCCAACGGCTGCCCATTGCCTCCACCCGTGGTGGAAGAGGTCGTGGTGGTCAAGGAAGAAACCATCGTCATTCGCGATGTGCACTTCCATTTCGACTCGGCCAAGCTGACCGATGCCGACAAGGCCAAGCTCAACACCATCGTGACTCGCCTGAAGCAGGAGTCCGCTTCGGCGCAGCTGCGCGTGACTGGCCATACCGACAGCGTCGGCAAGGCAGCCTATAACCAGAAACTGTCTGATAAACGCGCTCACTCGGTGGTGGAGTACCTGATCGAGAACGGCGTTTCCCGCTCCAGCTTCGTTTCGGTCACCGGTGCCGGTGCCAGCAAGCCGGTGGCGGATAACAAGACAGCTGAAGGACGGGCGATGAACCGGCGCACCGAAATCCAGATCAATCGTTGA
- a CDS encoding DUF1145 domain-containing protein, with translation MKVLWGLGKFLTLVFWLVVLINLAKPLINPLHLLVNLAGCLLLLTHLLELALFNGSLTGRAHPWRDRLQILLVGVFHLQTLPTPVVVEADHA, from the coding sequence ATGAAGGTTTTATGGGGGCTGGGGAAGTTTCTAACGCTGGTGTTTTGGCTGGTGGTGTTGATCAACCTGGCCAAGCCATTGATCAACCCGCTGCACCTGCTGGTCAATCTGGCCGGTTGTCTCTTGTTGCTGACCCACCTGCTGGAGCTGGCGCTGTTCAATGGCAGCCTCACGGGGCGGGCGCATCCCTGGCGTGATCGCTTGCAGATCCTGCTGGTAGGCGTCTTCCACCTGCAAACCCTTCCAACCCCTGTCGTTGTCGAGGCCGACCATGCGTAA
- a CDS encoding CopD family protein, whose amino-acid sequence MTAFALAYSLHVLAALVWVGGMFFAWMVLRPAAVAALEGPQRLQLWAQVFPRFFAWVWVAVVILPISGIGLLHLRFNGFETAPRYVQIMMGIYLVMTALFIRIQSLQLPELRQAVASQDWPAGAAVLGRIRRLVGINLIIGLLLVALAAARPTF is encoded by the coding sequence ATGACCGCTTTCGCCCTCGCCTACAGCTTGCACGTCCTGGCCGCCCTGGTCTGGGTCGGCGGCATGTTTTTCGCCTGGATGGTCCTGCGCCCTGCAGCCGTGGCGGCCCTGGAGGGTCCACAGCGGCTTCAATTGTGGGCCCAGGTATTCCCGCGTTTTTTCGCCTGGGTCTGGGTAGCGGTGGTGATCCTGCCGATCAGTGGCATCGGCCTGCTGCATTTGCGCTTCAACGGTTTTGAAACCGCTCCGCGCTATGTGCAGATCATGATGGGGATCTATCTGGTGATGACTGCCCTGTTCATCCGCATCCAGTCGCTGCAACTGCCGGAGCTGCGCCAGGCAGTGGCGAGCCAGGACTGGCCGGCCGGGGCCGCGGTGCTGGGGCGCATCCGCCGCCTGGTAGGCATCAACTTGATCATCGGCCTGCTGCTGGTGGCCCTGGCGGCAGCCCGACCGACCTTCTGA
- the dinG gene encoding ATP-dependent DNA helicase DinG encodes MISNELKTTIQGAYSRFLEAKSLKPRYGQRLMIAEVAKVLGDVDTDDEGRRSGDPAVVAVEAGTGTGKTVAYSLAAIPTAKAAGKRLVIATATVALQEQIVYKDLPDLMRNSGLNFSFALAKGRGRYMCLSKLDMLLQEGHAQTATAQLFEEEGFKIEVDEASQKLFTSMIEKLAGNKWDGDRDSWPNALEDADWARLTTDHSQCTNRHCPNFGQCAFYKAREGMGKVDVIVTNHDMVLADLALGGGAVLPDPRDTLYVFDEGHHLPDKAIGHFAHYTRLRSTADWLEQTAKNLTKLLAQHPLPGDLGRLIEQVPELAREIKTQQQFMFTACEQIADFKTGEDMEGRERPRHRFVGGLIPDHMREMGIELKKGFSRLTDLFTRLTDLLKEGMDGEVNIGIASNQAEEWYPLFGSLLARASGNWELWTAFTVEDPEDNPPMARWLTLAESGSLFDIEVNASPILAAEMLRRNLWNVAYGALVTSATLTALGTFDRFRMRAGLPKKAVTAVVPSPFHHADAGVLRVPDLRADPRDAAAHTAAIIRDLPELVEGSRGSLVLFSSRKQMQDVFDGLDRDWRKQVFIQGNLSKQETLNKHKARVDGGDSSVLFGLASFAEGVDLPGAYCEHVVIAKIPFSVPDDPVEAALAEWIEARGGNPFMEISVPDASLKLVQACGRLLRTEQDRGTITLLDRRLVTQRYGKAILNALPPFRREIS; translated from the coding sequence ATGATCAGCAACGAACTCAAAACCACGATCCAGGGCGCCTACTCGCGTTTTCTCGAAGCCAAGAGCCTCAAGCCGCGCTATGGCCAGCGCCTGATGATCGCCGAGGTGGCCAAGGTCCTGGGTGACGTCGATACCGACGACGAGGGCCGGCGCAGCGGCGATCCGGCGGTGGTCGCGGTAGAGGCCGGCACCGGTACCGGCAAGACCGTGGCCTACAGCCTGGCGGCGATCCCCACGGCCAAGGCCGCCGGCAAGCGCCTGGTGATCGCCACCGCCACCGTCGCCCTGCAGGAGCAGATCGTCTACAAGGACCTGCCCGACCTGATGCGCAACAGCGGCTTGAACTTCAGCTTCGCCCTGGCCAAGGGGCGCGGGCGCTACATGTGCCTGTCCAAGCTCGACATGCTGCTGCAGGAAGGCCACGCGCAGACCGCCACCGCCCAGCTGTTCGAGGAAGAAGGCTTCAAGATCGAGGTGGACGAGGCCAGCCAGAAGCTGTTCACCAGCATGATCGAGAAACTGGCCGGCAATAAGTGGGACGGCGACCGCGACAGCTGGCCCAACGCCCTGGAAGACGCCGACTGGGCGCGCCTGACCACCGACCACAGCCAGTGCACCAATCGCCATTGCCCCAACTTCGGCCAGTGCGCCTTCTACAAGGCCCGGGAAGGCATGGGCAAGGTCGACGTGATCGTCACCAACCACGACATGGTCCTGGCCGACCTGGCCCTGGGCGGCGGCGCCGTGCTACCCGACCCGCGCGACACCCTCTATGTGTTCGACGAAGGCCATCACCTGCCGGACAAGGCCATCGGCCACTTCGCCCACTACACCCGGCTGCGCTCCACCGCCGATTGGCTGGAACAGACCGCCAAAAACCTCACCAAGCTCCTGGCCCAGCACCCGCTGCCGGGTGACCTGGGGCGGCTGATCGAGCAGGTGCCGGAGCTGGCGCGGGAGATCAAGACCCAGCAGCAGTTCATGTTCACCGCCTGCGAGCAGATCGCCGATTTCAAGACCGGTGAAGACATGGAAGGCCGCGAGCGGCCGCGCCATCGTTTTGTCGGCGGGCTGATTCCCGATCACATGCGCGAGATGGGCATCGAGCTGAAGAAAGGCTTCTCGCGCCTGACCGACCTGTTCACCCGCCTGACCGACCTGCTCAAGGAAGGCATGGATGGCGAGGTCAACATCGGCATCGCCAGCAACCAGGCCGAGGAGTGGTACCCGCTGTTCGGCAGCCTGCTGGCCAGGGCCTCGGGCAACTGGGAACTGTGGACGGCCTTCACCGTCGAGGACCCGGAGGACAACCCGCCCATGGCCCGTTGGTTGACCCTGGCCGAGAGTGGCTCGCTGTTCGATATCGAGGTCAACGCCAGCCCGATCCTGGCCGCGGAAATGCTGCGCCGCAACTTGTGGAACGTGGCCTACGGCGCCCTTGTGACCTCGGCGACCCTGACCGCCCTGGGCACCTTCGACCGCTTCCGCATGCGTGCCGGCTTGCCGAAGAAAGCGGTCACCGCCGTGGTGCCCAGCCCGTTCCACCATGCCGACGCTGGCGTGCTGCGGGTTCCCGACCTGCGGGCCGACCCACGGGATGCCGCGGCCCATACCGCAGCGATCATTCGCGACCTGCCGGAACTGGTGGAAGGCTCCCGGGGCAGCCTGGTGCTGTTCTCCTCGCGCAAGCAGATGCAGGACGTGTTCGACGGCCTGGATCGCGACTGGCGCAAGCAGGTGTTCATCCAGGGCAACCTGTCCAAGCAGGAGACCCTCAACAAGCACAAGGCCCGGGTCGATGGTGGCGATTCCAGTGTGCTGTTCGGCCTGGCCAGCTTCGCCGAAGGGGTGGACTTGCCTGGCGCCTATTGCGAGCACGTGGTGATCGCCAAGATCCCGTTCTCGGTTCCGGACGATCCGGTGGAGGCCGCGCTGGCGGAGTGGATCGAGGCCCGGGGCGGCAATCCGTTCATGGAAATCTCGGTGCCGGATGCCTCTCTCAAGCTGGTCCAGGCCTGTGGCCGGCTGCTGCGTACCGAGCAGGACCGCGGCACCATCACCCTGCTGGATCGGCGCCTGGTCACCCAGCGCTATGGCAAGGCGATCCTCAACGCCCTGCCGCCTTTTCGCCGGGAAATATCCTAG
- a CDS encoding beta-galactosidase has product MIRRSLPVVLALLFAAPVLAAPAGQQTLFNFVRPASVVQVATQDANLPQYNAEQTAEGEVLRRVTFNPTLRPSLRLSPQEGAWDWSQSGLMSLRIQSAMNWALTLYVTIQSNDGQTLVSRVDLPAGPAQTLLVPLVASSALEQGMKAAPPMPMTVDGQRILLASSEGQLDRSQVVSVTLSLDNPKASQSILLERFGVQDSEGVVRAVYGSLVDGYGQSTRDRWPEKVASDEQLKAAASKEQQQLKGWLAEREKAPLDRFGGLSQGPAFKASGFFRTQKRDGRWFLVTPEGHPFYSLGVNTLTADNNRTYVAGREWMFSDLPKDGEPLAAYYGDGDNRGGNGADRGRGYNSGRWYDFYRANLQRTYGAPCAAAGAAVSAPDQAAPCAAPGFDQKRWLGHTLDRLQAWGFNTIGNWSAPALGLAARVPYTLPLSIVGDYASISTGSDWWGGMPDPFDPRFAMATERAVAIAARDHRDDPWLIGYFADNELAWAGPGNDAKSRFALAYGTLRLTTDVPAKRAFLKQLRDKYRNQQGLSKAWGIDLPAWELLEDPGFEAPLPSPEHPEIEADYRHFQRVFADTYFKTIADSLKWHAPNHLLLGGRFAVSTPEAVASCAQYCDVLSFNMYTLKPQDGQDFAYLRSLDKPVLVTEFNFGSRDRGPFWGAVTELAREEERGPAYANFLKQALSEPSIVGVHWFQYLDQPVTGRLLDGENGHFGLVGITDVPFQGFVETVRKGNLLALEQLGKAAQLARVQAEQAAASGPAAQNRNAPSATGEAHAGGHSGNGH; this is encoded by the coding sequence ATGATTCGCCGCTCGTTGCCCGTCGTACTTGCCCTGTTGTTTGCCGCGCCTGTGTTGGCGGCCCCTGCCGGACAACAAACGTTGTTCAACTTTGTCCGCCCGGCCTCGGTGGTGCAGGTAGCGACCCAGGATGCCAACCTGCCGCAGTACAACGCCGAACAGACGGCCGAGGGTGAAGTGCTGCGGCGGGTGACGTTCAACCCGACGCTGCGTCCCAGCTTGCGCCTGAGCCCCCAGGAGGGTGCCTGGGACTGGTCGCAATCGGGGCTGATGAGCCTGCGTATCCAGAGTGCGATGAATTGGGCCCTGACCCTCTACGTGACCATCCAGAGCAACGATGGCCAGACCCTGGTCAGCCGAGTCGATTTACCCGCCGGCCCGGCGCAGACGCTGCTGGTGCCCTTGGTGGCCAGCAGTGCCCTGGAGCAGGGCATGAAGGCTGCGCCGCCGATGCCCATGACCGTGGACGGCCAGCGCATCCTGCTGGCCAGCAGCGAAGGGCAGCTGGACCGCAGCCAGGTGGTATCGGTGACCCTCTCTCTGGACAACCCCAAGGCTTCGCAAAGCATCCTCCTCGAGCGTTTTGGTGTGCAGGACAGCGAGGGTGTGGTTCGTGCCGTGTATGGCTCCCTGGTGGATGGCTATGGCCAGTCGACCCGGGACCGCTGGCCGGAGAAGGTCGCCAGCGACGAGCAGCTCAAGGCTGCAGCCAGCAAGGAGCAGCAACAGCTCAAGGGCTGGCTCGCCGAGCGCGAAAAGGCCCCCCTGGATCGCTTCGGCGGCTTGAGCCAGGGGCCGGCCTTCAAGGCCAGCGGCTTCTTTCGCACCCAGAAGCGTGATGGTCGCTGGTTCCTGGTGACTCCCGAGGGGCATCCGTTCTATTCCCTGGGGGTCAACACCCTGACTGCGGACAACAACCGCACCTATGTCGCCGGGCGCGAATGGATGTTCAGCGACCTGCCCAAGGACGGCGAGCCGCTGGCGGCCTACTACGGTGACGGCGACAACCGTGGTGGCAACGGCGCCGACCGGGGCCGGGGCTACAACAGCGGGCGCTGGTATGACTTCTACCGGGCCAACCTGCAGCGTACTTATGGCGCACCTTGCGCCGCTGCTGGCGCGGCCGTGTCGGCGCCCGACCAGGCGGCCCCCTGCGCGGCACCGGGGTTCGACCAGAAGCGCTGGCTCGGCCACACCCTGGACCGCCTGCAAGCCTGGGGTTTCAACACCATCGGCAACTGGAGCGCGCCGGCCCTGGGCCTGGCCGCCCGGGTGCCCTACACCCTGCCGCTGTCGATCGTCGGCGACTACGCCAGCATCAGTACCGGCAGCGATTGGTGGGGCGGCATGCCCGATCCCTTCGATCCGCGCTTTGCCATGGCCACCGAGCGCGCCGTGGCCATCGCCGCCCGGGATCATCGTGACGATCCGTGGTTGATCGGTTACTTCGCCGACAACGAGCTGGCCTGGGCAGGTCCGGGAAATGACGCGAAATCTCGCTTCGCCCTGGCCTACGGCACTTTGCGCCTGACCACCGATGTCCCGGCCAAGCGCGCTTTCCTCAAGCAACTGCGCGACAAGTATCGCAACCAGCAGGGGCTGTCCAAGGCTTGGGGGATCGATCTGCCGGCCTGGGAGTTGCTGGAAGACCCGGGCTTCGAGGCGCCGCTGCCAAGCCCTGAGCATCCCGAGATCGAGGCTGACTACCGGCATTTCCAGCGAGTCTTCGCCGATACCTACTTCAAGACCATCGCCGATTCGTTGAAGTGGCACGCCCCCAACCACCTGCTGCTGGGAGGGCGGTTTGCCGTCAGCACACCTGAGGCGGTGGCTTCCTGCGCCCAGTATTGCGACGTGCTGAGCTTCAATATGTACACCCTCAAGCCCCAGGACGGGCAGGACTTCGCCTACCTGCGCAGTCTCGACAAGCCGGTGCTGGTCACCGAGTTCAACTTTGGCTCCCGGGATCGCGGCCCGTTCTGGGGCGCAGTCACCGAACTGGCCCGGGAGGAGGAGCGGGGACCGGCCTATGCCAACTTCCTCAAGCAGGCGCTGAGCGAGCCATCCATCGTCGGTGTGCACTGGTTCCAATACCTGGACCAGCCGGTGACCGGACGCCTGCTGGACGGTGAGAACGGTCATTTCGGCCTGGTGGGTATTACCGATGTGCCGTTCCAGGGCTTTGTCGAGACCGTGCGCAAGGGCAACCTGCTGGCGTTGGAGCAACTGGGCAAGGCGGCGCAGCTCGCGCGGGTCCAGGCCGAGCAGGCGGCCGCCAGCGGGCCTGCGGCGCAAAACCGGAACGCACCGAGCGCCACGGGTGAAGCGCACGCCGGTGGCCATTCCGGCAACGGCCACTGA
- a CDS encoding serine hydrolase domain-containing protein: protein MQIQGHYELKFEAVREAFAALFEDPQERGAALCIQVGGETVVDLWAGTADKDGAEAWHSDTIANLFSCTKPFAAVTALQLVAEGKLKLDAPVADYWPEFAAAGKAAITLRQLLCHQAGLPALREMLPPQALYEWQTMVDALAAEQPWWTPGEGHGYAAITYGWLVGELIRRADGRGPGESIVARVAKPLGLDFHIGLADEEFHRVAHVARGKGNVGDAAAQRLLQVTMREPEAMTTRAFTNPPSILTSTNKPEWRRMQQPAANGHGNARSLAGFYSGLLDGSLLEAEMLDELTREHSLGMDKTLLTQTRFGLGCMLDQPDVANATFGLGGRAFGHPGAGGSVGFADPERDVAFGFVTNTLGPYVLMDPRAQKLVRILSDCL, encoded by the coding sequence GTGCAGATTCAAGGTCATTACGAGCTCAAGTTCGAGGCGGTACGCGAGGCTTTCGCAGCGCTGTTCGAAGATCCCCAGGAGCGTGGCGCCGCGCTGTGCATCCAGGTCGGCGGGGAAACCGTGGTCGACCTCTGGGCCGGCACGGCTGACAAGGACGGCGCCGAGGCCTGGCACAGCGATACCATCGCCAACCTGTTTTCCTGCACCAAGCCCTTTGCCGCCGTGACCGCGTTGCAACTGGTGGCCGAGGGCAAGCTCAAGCTGGACGCGCCGGTGGCCGACTACTGGCCGGAGTTCGCCGCGGCGGGCAAGGCGGCCATCACCTTGCGCCAGTTACTGTGCCACCAGGCCGGTTTGCCAGCCCTGCGCGAGATGTTGCCGCCCCAGGCGCTGTACGAGTGGCAAACCATGGTCGACGCCCTGGCGGCCGAGCAACCCTGGTGGACGCCGGGGGAGGGGCACGGTTATGCCGCCATTACCTATGGCTGGCTGGTGGGCGAGCTGATCCGGCGGGCCGATGGCCGCGGCCCGGGCGAATCCATCGTGGCCCGCGTAGCCAAGCCCCTGGGACTGGACTTCCATATCGGCCTGGCCGACGAGGAGTTCCACCGGGTGGCGCATGTCGCACGGGGCAAGGGCAATGTCGGCGACGCTGCGGCCCAGCGCTTGTTGCAAGTGACCATGCGCGAGCCTGAGGCGATGACTACCCGGGCCTTTACCAATCCTCCGTCTATCCTGACCAGCACCAATAAGCCGGAGTGGCGGCGCATGCAGCAGCCAGCGGCCAACGGCCATGGCAATGCCCGCAGCCTTGCCGGGTTCTACAGTGGCTTGCTCGATGGCAGTTTGCTGGAGGCCGAGATGCTCGATGAGCTGACCCGCGAGCACAGCCTGGGCATGGACAAGACCCTGTTGACCCAGACGCGCTTTGGCCTGGGCTGCATGCTGGACCAGCCCGATGTGGCCAATGCCACTTTCGGTCTGGGTGGGCGGGCCTTCGGGCATCCGGGGGCGGGTGGTTCGGTAGGTTTTGCCGATCCGGAGCGCGATGTAGCGTTCGGATTTGTCACAAATACCCTGGGACCCTACGTGTTGATGGATCCTCGTGCACAGAAACTGGTGCGGATTTTGTCGGATTGTCTGTAA
- a CDS encoding OmpA family protein translates to MSSNKSLALAICLTVTGCAQTPQNEADGGHWWSFGTDKASSKEVSAAPANDKPATAEAAPAAPASKPAAPAAAGKATASAKQAAPAAKPSAGKPAATAAAEPAPAPVAATPAPTPAPAAPVAKAESSNWWWPFSSSKDEADKPVVDAKKAEPAPAPAVAKAADSESNWWWPFGKSQPKPLSKVNVADIPMPDPKITQAWLDDYEPRLREAVKDSKLQVERRENVLVVTALVDASFNPDRPAMLLPVTLGPFTRVAKAVEGDSKTAVLILGHADATGPTLANQKLSRDRAQSVAAIFSLSGLKQDRLMLRGMGAVMPRAANDSPQGRSLNRRVEIMLTQRSTMLGLLSKYNQPTPSETEMVAVQDAKPPVPAPASKKAAAAKKAPAKKPAAKKAPAKKTVAAAKNPTATAQAKN, encoded by the coding sequence ATGTCGTCGAACAAGTCTCTAGCCTTGGCCATCTGCTTGACCGTAACCGGTTGTGCACAAACCCCACAAAATGAAGCGGACGGCGGCCATTGGTGGTCGTTCGGTACCGATAAGGCCAGCAGCAAGGAAGTTTCGGCTGCCCCTGCCAACGACAAACCCGCTACCGCCGAAGCCGCTCCGGCTGCCCCGGCGAGCAAGCCAGCCGCTCCGGCTGCTGCTGGCAAGGCCACCGCGTCGGCCAAGCAGGCCGCTCCTGCCGCCAAGCCTTCCGCTGGCAAGCCTGCTGCAACCGCCGCTGCCGAGCCTGCCCCGGCTCCTGTCGCCGCGACCCCAGCCCCAACCCCAGCTCCAGCCGCTCCGGTCGCCAAGGCCGAGAGCAGCAACTGGTGGTGGCCGTTCTCTTCCTCCAAGGATGAGGCCGACAAGCCGGTAGTCGATGCCAAGAAGGCCGAGCCAGCTCCAGCTCCAGCGGTGGCCAAGGCCGCCGACTCCGAGAGCAACTGGTGGTGGCCATTTGGCAAGAGCCAGCCCAAGCCCCTGAGCAAGGTCAACGTGGCGGACATTCCGATGCCTGACCCGAAAATCACCCAGGCCTGGCTGGACGACTACGAGCCTCGCCTGCGTGAAGCGGTGAAGGACAGCAAGCTGCAAGTGGAGCGTCGCGAGAACGTGCTGGTGGTTACCGCGCTGGTCGATGCTTCTTTCAACCCGGATCGTCCGGCCATGCTGCTGCCCGTCACCCTCGGCCCGTTCACTCGCGTGGCCAAGGCGGTGGAAGGCGACTCTAAGACTGCCGTGCTGATTCTCGGCCATGCCGACGCCACCGGCCCGACCCTGGCCAACCAGAAGTTGAGCCGTGATCGTGCCCAGTCCGTGGCTGCTATCTTCAGCCTCAGCGGCTTGAAGCAAGACCGCCTGATGCTGCGTGGCATGGGCGCGGTGATGCCGCGTGCCGCCAACGACAGCCCACAAGGTCGCTCGCTGAACCGTCGCGTGGAAATCATGCTGACCCAGCGCAGCACCATGCTTGGCCTGCTGAGCAAGTACAACCAGCCGACGCCGTCCGAGACTGAAATGGTTGCCGTGCAGGACGCCAAGCCTCCGGTCCCAGCCCCGGCCAGCAAGAAAGCCGCTGCCGCCAAGAAGGCCCCGGCCAAGAAGCCAGCGGCCAAGAAGGCTCCGGCCAAGAAAACCGTCGCGGCTGCCAAGAACCCTACGGCCACCGCCCAGGCCAAGAACTGA
- the pdxH gene encoding pyridoxamine 5'-phosphate oxidase, with protein sequence MTQSLADMRRDYTRDGLSEAQAPVEPFTLFHQWFADAVKTEQPPVEANAMTLATVDADGRPHCRVLLLKGLDEQGFTFFTNYDSAKGQQLAARPFAAMTFFWPTLERQVRIEGRVAKVSAQESDAYYQVRPLGSRLGAWASPQSRVIADRAELQELLKATEARFSDSQPDCPEHWGGYRLVPERIEFWQGRASRLHDRLNYRLQAGEWVRERLAP encoded by the coding sequence ATGACTCAGTCTCTGGCTGATATGCGCCGCGACTATACCCGTGACGGCTTGTCCGAGGCCCAGGCCCCGGTCGAGCCCTTCACGTTGTTCCACCAGTGGTTTGCCGATGCGGTGAAAACCGAGCAGCCACCGGTGGAGGCCAATGCGATGACCCTGGCGACCGTCGATGCCGACGGCCGTCCCCACTGCCGGGTGCTGCTGCTCAAGGGATTGGACGAACAGGGTTTTACCTTTTTCACCAACTACGACAGCGCGAAGGGACAGCAACTGGCTGCACGGCCCTTTGCCGCCATGACCTTCTTCTGGCCGACCCTGGAGCGCCAGGTACGGATCGAGGGGCGGGTAGCGAAGGTCAGTGCGCAGGAATCGGATGCCTATTACCAGGTGCGTCCCCTGGGAAGTCGCCTGGGAGCCTGGGCATCACCGCAGAGCCGGGTGATTGCCGATCGTGCCGAGTTGCAGGAGCTGCTCAAGGCCACCGAGGCCCGCTTCAGCGATAGCCAGCCCGATTGCCCCGAGCATTGGGGAGGCTATCGCCTGGTGCCGGAACGCATCGAGTTCTGGCAGGGGCGTGCCAGTCGCCTGCATGACCGCTTGAACTACCGCCTGCAGGCCGGGGAGTGGGTCCGCGAACGCCTGGCTCCCTGA
- a CDS encoding glycine zipper 2TM domain-containing protein produces the protein MRKSVLLVASFTTMAMLLGGCASNLTGDSYSRDEARRVQNVRLGTIESLRPVKIEGTKTPIGGAAGAVIGGVGGSAIGGGRGSIVTAVIGAVAGGLLGSATEEGLTRTQGVEITVREDDGSMRAYVQQVQENEVFRVGDRVRIMTVNGTSRVTR, from the coding sequence ATGCGTAAGTCTGTTTTGCTGGTTGCGTCCTTTACCACGATGGCCATGTTGCTCGGCGGTTGCGCCTCCAACCTGACCGGTGATTCCTATTCCCGTGATGAAGCGCGTCGTGTGCAAAACGTGCGTCTGGGCACCATCGAATCCCTGCGTCCAGTGAAGATCGAAGGCACCAAGACCCCAATCGGCGGCGCTGCTGGCGCAGTGATCGGCGGTGTGGGTGGCAGCGCCATCGGCGGTGGCCGTGGCAGTATCGTCACTGCAGTCATCGGTGCTGTGGCTGGCGGCCTGCTCGGCTCGGCTACCGAAGAAGGGCTGACCCGTACCCAGGGCGTGGAGATCACCGTGCGTGAAGACGACGGCAGCATGCGCGCCTATGTACAACAAGTTCAGGAAAACGAAGTGTTCCGTGTTGGCGACCGCGTTCGCATCATGACCGTCAACGGCACCAGTCGTGTAACTCGCTGA